A stretch of the Lolium perenne isolate Kyuss_39 chromosome 3, Kyuss_2.0, whole genome shotgun sequence genome encodes the following:
- the LOC127345728 gene encoding crossover junction endonuclease MUS81 — MAPPSARKKRKVRLPENEELARKILEKHRSMIAEQPGGLSEHQGQALSAAYRGVCLANLPFRTPTDLSRIKGVGDWVVRVMEESFPESNTPGETGKKIKQKQPYAPQIGSAPYAIVITLYRELMRGKDFMLKQELIDASEASGLSRHGIGPNNYKSKQVNSCKDRYTGWSCMKTLISNKLVIKWSHPAKYELTEKGKETACSFLARSVLDDNHAGPSNHHSEEDFSDSDSDEQYERSNPLIGSENFAERGGVRKSKAGKGPATDSLLPSREMFGELSFSAMGSAENSLLAMPPRHSDENFLDAYDVVLILDDRETLGLRNRRNVLNNIHSQFHVTVEMKRLPVGDALWIARRRGHGTDYVLDFIVERKNVDDLFGSIRDNRYKDQKLRLKKCGLRKLIYLVEGDPNTVDAPENVKTACFTTEILEGFDVQRTTGYADTERKYGHLTRSIIDYYRTNFSAAADSSRLCLTYDEFVKRCSDLKKVTVSNVFALQLMQVPQVTEDAALAVTRLYPTVFSLAQAYSILGDDRCAQEEMLMNKIHLVKAGPSKAIFKFVWAGDELSTPSPP; from the exons ATGGCGCCGCCGTCGGCGCGGAAGAAGCGCAAGGTGCGCCTGCCGGAGAACGAGGAGCTCGCTCGCAAGATCCTCGAGAAGCACCGCTCGATGATAGCGGAGCAACCGGGCGGTCTGTCGGAGCACCAGGGCCAGGCGCTCTCCGCCGCCTACCGCGGCGTCTGCCTCGCCAACCTGCCCTTCAGAACACCCACTGACCTGTCCCGTATCAA GGGTGTTGGAGATTGGGTCGTTCGTGTCATGGAAGAATCCTTTCCAGAGAGTAATACACCAGGAGAAACAG GgaagaaaataaaacaaaaacaacctTATGCTCCACAGATTGGTTCAGCTCCATACGCAATAGTGATCACTCTCTACAG GGAACTGATGAGAGGGAAGGATTTTATGCTGAAACAAGAACTTATTGATGCTTCTGAAGCCAGTGGTCTGTCACGTCATGGAATAGG CCCAAACAACTACAAATCAAAACAGGTGAATTCTTGCAAGGATAGGTACACTGGATGGAGCTGCATGAAGACATTAATATCTAATAAACTAGTCATAAAGTGGAGTCACCCTGCAAA GTATGAGCTAACAGAAAAAGGTAAAGAGACTGCCTGCAGTTTTCTTGCACGCTCTGTATTAGACGACAATCATGCAGGACCTTCAAACCATCATTCTGAAGAAGATTTCAGCGATTCAGATTCTGATGAACAATATGAAAGGAGCAATCCTCTCATAG GTTCTGAAAATTTTGCTGAAAGGGGCGGAGTTCGAAAATCAAAAGCAG GCAAGGGACCTGCTACTGATTCTCTTCTTCCATCTCGAGAAATGTTTGGAGAGTTATCATTTAGTGCAATG GGTTCTGCTGAAAATTCTCTACTAGCTATGCCACCTCGTCATTCCGATGAAAACTTTCTAGATGCTTATGATGTGGTGTTGATATTGGATGATCGAGAAACTCTTGG GCTCCGTAACAGAAGAAACGTTCTTAATAACATACACTCACAGTTTCATGTAACTGTAGAG ATGAAACGCTTGCCTGTTGGGGATGCACTTTGGATTGCTCGCCGTAGAGGACATGGTACAGACTatgttcttgatttcattgttgaAAGGAAAAATGTGGATGATTTATTTGGCTCAATTAGAGACAACAGATACAAAGATCAAAAACTAAGGCTGAAG AAATGTGGGCTAAGGAAGCTAATATATCTGGTTGAAGGCGATCCAAACACTGTAGATGCACCCGAGAATGTTAAAACAGC CTGCTTCACCACTGAGATTCTTGAAGGATTTGATGTCCAGAGAACAACTGGGTATGCTGATACCGAAAGGAAATACGGCCACCTTACACGTTCGATAATTGATTACTACCGCACAAACTTCTCTGCTGCTGCTGATTCTTCTCGACTTTGCCTGACCTATGACGAGTTTGTGAAAAGGTGTTCTGACCTTAAGAAGGTCACTGTGAGCAATGTATTCGCCCTTCAACTTATGCAG GTGCCACAAGTGACAGAAGACGCTGCTCTTGCTGTTACACGTCTCTACCCAACTGTTTTCTCACTTGCTCAGGCATACTCCATTCTT GGTGATGATAGGTGTGCCCAGGAGGAGATGCTGATGAACAAGATCCACTTGGTTAAAGCAGGTCCTAGCAAAGCTATCTTCAAGTTTGTCTGGGCTGGAGATGAACTGTCCACACCTAGTCCCCCCTAA